CAGTAGATGTATTCAAAACTTTTGGTATCAGGACTCACCCCTAAAACTTGTTTTACATAGCTGAGCGTGAGATCGTGCGTGACATCAAGGAGAAGCTGTGCTACGTCGCTCTGGACTTTGAGAATGAGATGGCCACcgctgcttcctcctcctccctggagaAGAGCTACGAGCTGCCCGACGGTCAGGTTATCACCATTGGTAACGAGCGTTTCCGCTGCCCCGAGACTCTCTTCCAGCCTTCCTTCATTGGTGAGTCCCATTCTCTAAAACACTGTATTACATACAATGTAGCCTACTTAGTTGTGTTCTTTATTTAGTATAATACAATAACCCCTTGATAAATTCCATTATAACATAACACATCCCTGTCAATGTCCTTTGAGCTGATCAGTCTAAGACTATCATGATGTGAATCAGGTATGGAGTCTGCTGGTATCCATGAGACCGCCTACAACAGCATCATGAAGTGTGACATTGACATCCGTAAGGACCTGTACGCCAACAATGTCCTGTCTGGTGGTACCACCATGTACCCTGGTATTGCTGACCGCATGCAGAAGGAGATCACTGCTCTGGCCCCCAGCACCATGAAGATCAAGGTGAGGGACAAACTTCagtgtatttgtatttcataCTCTATAGTGATACCAACTTTTATAGTAGGCCAATACACTCTGTAGCCAATAGCATTGTAATtgaaaataacaataattaaaAACAATGAATATTGAGTAGCATTTAGTAGTagttttttaatatattattgtctgtattgtattttgtagGGGCATATACTGTTATTGTGTTAAATGTTAACTTAattttctctatctcttgtcCTCTAGATCATTGCTCCCCCTGAGCGCAAATACTCCGTCTGGATCGGTGGCTCCATCCTGGCTTCCCTGTCCACCTTCCAGCAGATGTGGATCAGCAAGCAGGAGTACGATGAGGCAGGCCCATCCATTGTCCACAGGAAGTGCTTCTAAGCAAACAACCTACTTTCAGCCATACATTTGTACTGTGTCGTttactgtatataaatgtactgttttaataaaaatacCTATTTAACAGTGTCAGTTGGATGTTTGATATATTTTGCCTGCAGTCATCTTCTCATCATACAGCATCAGTCGATTTAAGGTATTTAGAAGAAAGGCTTAGACTACACAGCCACAAGGAAAAAAAGGATAAGCTGCACAGGACtttcataaaaacataaatCTAAAACATTTTGCTTTAATATGCTGTACCTGCGCTAAATGTAATAAtcttaaattacttaaatgtaataattttaaCCGCTCCGCCTGAATCCTATCTGCAAATAAGAATGTCATATATGACatgaaatacaaatatgtaAGCGTTATTAAGTCTGTTTAATAGTTTCCAAAGCACGATCAAATCAGTCTTAGTTAAAGCAACAATTCTGCTCTCAAACCACTAGAGGCTGAATACATTCGCAGATTGCTTTTATTTCAGGCAGTATACAAAGCAGCCGTAGGGTCCTAATATTTGAACTTTACTCGACCAATCGGATGTCTCCAATTCGGCAGCTCTGCCGTTTGAAATAATTGCGGAAAGATTTAGggtagtgagtgagtggtttTGGATATGTGGACGCTTCGCTGTACGGaagcatgtatgtttgtgtttaacaAGTGTGGTTAGTTAATCTATTATGATGTTTTAGCTGTAGATAAATGCTATTAGTTCGTAACCTTATGTATGCAGTGCTGGATTTAAGTCGCTAGACTGTATTGTTAGCCAAATTATAAGCTAAGTTAGCGAGTTAGCGGAAATGCAAATGCTGTGTGTATACTATTTAAGCTAATGTTTGGCATAGTTAACGTTAGTATTTACTTGTTAGTTAGCGATAACCCaactttttatatttttatatgaaaccTAGTCATTTGTAACTTGTGCATCAGTGTCTAGCCTAAAGTTACGTATTGAAAGTAAGATTGAAGAAGGTTTTTGTAAGTTTGACGAGGGATTTAACGAGAGGACTGTTCAGCGAACTAAGGATTGAAATTATTCTGAGAGTAAAAAGCTCATGTTGGCAAGTGTTGGTGGCTTGGTCGCTGGTTAGCTGAGttactagctaacgttagtgcCTACGATTGTACGAAAGTTGGAttcagatagttttttggaaagtgagaatgaaggTTTTAGAAAGAAATGTGATGCGACTTGCAGTCGTGCAACATCTTCGTGCTACATACAACATCAAGACAAAGAActggaacaaaaacaaacagaacagcaAGCTGTCAGCAAGCCAGTCGGtaagtgtgttgttgttgtgtaacaCTAAACTAAGCTAACAGTCAAATTAACCACTGTCTAAATTCTTGCAGATTCTTATCCATTCAACGTTATGTTGCGTTACCTCAGTTTAGCATATCATATCACGATTTGTATATTTTCGAAAGTTTGAGGATCATTCTCTGGGCTAGTCAGCGTTACAACGGCAAGGTTTAAGGTTgcgttttatttttattttatgtatgtgttatttattcaaaataattaaatagTAAAGATGTGTATCTCTAATGGTCAACGTAAAGTTAACCGTCTGGTGTCGAACAATTCGCGTCTCTGACTCACTTGAGAGCCGTATCCAATCAATTTGCCCCCTATCCTGTTTACCCCTAAGGAAACGCTCGTATTTTATGAGGTTGCACGAGATGCATTGAAACACGATGGATCTTGTTAAACTGTTAAGGTGGTTGCGTTGTCTGTTATTCATTGGAACGATGCATTACTTATCCCCAAGTCCATTAGTTGCccgtaaacaaacaaaattcCCCTCTGTTTAATGTAAAAGAATGTTCAGCCGTTGCAAACTGCAGTCAGGACGTCCCGAGGTGGGTACTGGATGCTTGTTTAGACTTGAAACGACCTTTATCTGAAGGTATGCAGTATGTGTCCTGCACATTGGGCTCATCAAAGCAACTGACAGTGCAATTGCTATTGGCTTGTTTGAAGTACTAACATGCCTCTATGTGCAAATTGCTTTCCTAGGTGAAAGTGTTTGGTGTACCACTCGAAGGTTTGCCCCATTGTCCCCTGCTCGATTATGGCAGCGTACCAAGGTGAGTgttgtttaatttcattaacTATATCTATTATATTAATTGTATTGTATCCATTAGTataaagtgatttttttttctctaggtgtgtctgtgcatgttgtaTGTCATAAGACAACATTTTCTGTCAGTCGAGCTAACTTTTAACACTTCAATGTTCCCAGCTTTCTTGTGGACGCCTGCACATATCTAATggtgcatgcaaacacagaggGTTTGTTCAGAAAGTCGGGGTCCATTGTTCGCCTGAAGGCTCTCAGGGTGAGTGATTGCTCCGTCTGACCTTTCTTCGGCTTTGGGGGGACCTTGGCTGGTGAGCTTTGTTTGACTAGGTTGGATGGGGTGTTGTGTTGTCGTCTGTGTAGGCTAAGCTGGATCAGGGTGAGGACTGCTTGTCGTCTGCTCTCCCTGTGGATGTGGCCGCACTGCTGAAGCAGTTCTTCAGGGAGATGCCGGAGCCTGTGCTGTCCACGGAGCTGCACGCGTCCTTCCTCAAGGCCCAGGAGCTGCCCACAGAAGAGGAGCGGACCTCGGCCACCATGCTGCTGTCCTGCGTGCTGCCTGATCGAAACTTAAACACCATGCGGTACTTCTTCAGCTTCCTCCAGAGTGTGTCTCAGAGGTGACTCTATCTTTAACTATACTTCTTCTTTTTTGAGTTCATTATGTTAATGCACAGTGTTTTGTAATATCATATATTCACCTATTCTCACATATTACGTATGTGACTATGCCTGCATGGACTTCTCTagcctctgtgtctgtttatacaATTACTGTCGTATTTCTGTTTGTGCAACAAGTCATCTACCTAATACGTTTATTTTGATCTAGTCAATGTCATTTATTattgtcatttatttatcttGGGTTTGTGTTGCCTGTTCTAGGAGTGCTGAGAACAAAATGGACAGCAGTAACCTGTCTGTGATCTTCGCCCCTAACCTCCTGCACTGTGCAGAGGGGGCTGAGAAGATGAACGCTGCCACTGAGAAGAAGCTCAAGCTGCAGGCCGCCGTGGTGCACTGCTTCATACAGAATGCGCGGGACTTCGGTATGTTACGGCCCTCAAATACCTTTCTGTGGACTTAAACCAAGTGTGCTATCTCCACCATCCAGTTTAAGGGAAACGCCTCGAAAGCTGGTCTGACGAGGTTTTTGAAGTTGTTTGCAATTCACACTGATTTGACCTGAGGAAaactttgctctttgctctgAAGGAAATTGTTGTTTAATATTGCATTAGTTAAATTTGTTTAGAAAGGGCTTTTGTGTAAAGTTTTATGTAATATGATATAGGTGTATATTTTGGgttggttttatgttgtttttggAAACGCACGGCAACACTAGTTGAGCCACCAAAACGCATTCAAACTCTGtttgaaacaaaacaattttgtGAGTGCTGTGCAACAGCTCAGTCAACCGTTGTGAAAGCTCCGTCTTGCCACCACTCAGTTCTCCAAACGCTTCAGTCGAAGTTCAGTGGTACAGCAGCATGTGACAACAGCCTTGCTGTTTGTCTTGTGACAGGTGTGGTTCCCCAGTTCCTCCAGGAGAAGGTTCCAGCCATGCTGGGCTGTGGGGCTGGTCTCTTCTCCCCGCCACTGGACCACGTGGAGGAGAACAGTGCCAACTCAGGCCTGAGGAGGAGCGGGAGGCGCAGCCTAGGAGGTAAAAGTTCTGTGCTTGAAGAAGGGATTTCTAACCATAAACTAACCACATCTTAGACTAACAACACTGGTTTTCAAGGGATGGTTCAGCTAAAATCAAAGGAACATTGAATGTCACTTAATGGCTGTTCTTCAAAAGTTCTcctttgtatgtcgctttggataaaagcgtctactaaatgactaaatgtaaacatgtcTGGTGTAATATGCAGCTTTTGATTTCTCCACAAATGCCCAAAATGTTTTGATAAAATATAATTTGGAGGATTGGCTATTGGACTATAGGACTAATAGAACTTTTAGACTAATAGGACgcttatatatttattaatttttaaCTGAACGATCCCTCTAAGATGATTAATGTTGGTGTTTCCAGCAAAACAACTGCTTCTTTGTGGCGACTACCACAGTGTCAGTTTTTGTTTTACGTTCCAGATTTGGTAAATGGAGCACTGAATAAGTTTTTAGTTAATAGAACCCCTACAAGCACCCCCAAGTCTGAAGAAAGGGGTAGGTATTCAGGTCGTCGCCGCGCACGCtctaaagaaaataaaaacgccCTCATTAGTCATAACAAGCTTGTTCCTGAATGGCAGCCAAAAGCCATTGCTTTCTTGATCTGAGGAAACTGAAAACCAAGTAGTTGATTACGCGCCTACAGAATGactctgttgtctgtgtgtttatgtgtgcactCTGCTCATGCAATCTTCAAATTTACTTGCTGAAATGTGATCGTGCCTCGCCTGCAGTTCTTCAACAGATTCCTCGGCTTCTGTCTGTCAAcgctttactgttttcttgaagtCGTTAATCAGTACTGTGATTTCTCACCCACTGCTGCAagcctctgtcattctctgctGGTATGCTCCCATACAACTGAAGTTATAGACCGTCTCTCGCCTGCTTACAATCTGTAAACCCAaagtttaaattttttttagTTGGTTAAACCTTTGTGTTCTTTTCTAGTGTTTTCCTCTGCAACCCCAGTGATTATGACGCCCAGGACCAAGCGCAAGCTTCCCATGGACTCGGACCAGAACCGCGAGTCCTCCAACAAGAAACGCAGGTCCATCAAGAAGAACCTGGGCATCGAGCTGCTCCCCCACGTCTTGTTTGGCGCTGGGTCCACCCCTGGATCAGGTCAGCACTGGCCAGCATTCAACCGGAACTGACATTTGCTATTTACCGGATAGATATTTAtataaagcagcagtaaggagttttggccTAAAACAATTGAGTTAACTATCTAAAAGGCATTTAAAACCTTGCCAACAACACAAACGTCCTATTTGGCAGTGATTTAGACAGCTTGCTACAATCCTAAATGGTGTCTTGGCGCAATGTCGGACAGCGAAAACTTTTCCTACATGTTCACGGGGCGTTCCGTGAAATGGTGCATATCCCGTATAGCTACACATGTGTTTATCCAGCATTCACATGGACATATACCATTAAAATATATGTCCTtatagaaaacaacaacaatattgttgcatagtgttgctttaaagctGCTCAAAGGGTGCTTGGCTGAGTGGGTGTTGTGCGTCTCTCGTTGTTACAGTACACAGCGCCTGTTCTCCTTCAGTGGTGTCTACGGGCAAGACCACCAGACTGGCGGTGAGCTCTGCCCGCAGAAAGAGCAAAAGGCTGAGTTACAGAACCCATCAGATCAACAGGTGAGATGAATGTATTGGCTGTATTATTCGAGTCTCCCCACTAGTGGGCAGGTTTCTTCTTAGGAGTAAATCACAGTTTTATATGCTAACATAGTAATTGTtaatataactgtgtgtgtgttttcaggcatGAGTCAGGCAAATCTGGTTGCTTTTCTCCCAGAGTTCCTAAGAAAGATGCAGCCAGGAAGTCCCTGCGTCTGCGCTTTAGCCTGGGCAAAGGCATCAAAGAGACTGTAAGTTCATACCCCCATCTAAAGCCCCACACGGGACTGGTTATGAAATGAACTCCAATGCCCACAAGCCAATAAGCTCTTCACTGTAATCATGTCTGCATCTACATGTTGAGACATCGCATGATGGCACTTTTTCAAATTTTGGTATCTTAACACTAATCTTTTAATCAATGGAGAAAATATACCACTAATTCTGTCGAGGCTGTCAAATTAAACATTGGCAATAGGGGGCGGGATTAATTTCAGCCCTCTTTGGCTATGAGATTATTTTTGAGatgttgtgtttatgtaaatTAGTCCTGAGTAAGTATACCAAATGTTAATCAACTAAAATTAGCATGATGCAATCTTTTGACCCTAATCATGATATCTGTCAAAAAACATGGCATATTGAATGTCTCTTATGTTTAACATGTATGTAATGTTTAACTttatagagatatatatatatatatatatatatatatataggtggcACTTTAGTTAATAATTTACtaaatttgttttaaatgtacaaAATTAATGTGAAGAgtctatatatgtatatttgctacaaataataaaaatgtatttaccaACTATTCCAATAGCATTAGTTTTTCTTTCACTGCAATGAAAGACGGAATGAAAAACATTTCACCCATAACTACAAGATTTCAAAGTCCAGCAGTGTAGTGTAAAGTTGATGAGCGTCCCATCAGGGATGCAGTGCTGCATGGTTGAGAAGTAAAATGAAGGTGCCTCTGTTCCAACAGACGTTTGGCTCACAGTCTCTCGGAGTGGCAAAGGGATCAGAGACCATTGGCTGGCGCCTGGCCACCCAGGACAGCACCACCAGTTttcacgtcaccaaagagcctGATAGTAGCCCTGCTGTTATTTTACGCAACAAGCACGCGTGTAAAGGTATCaccttctcatctcctctttttTCAGTCATAGTTTTTAAAGATGAGAGTGTTTGCCCATCAAGTGTCCTATCAAGACTGAAGCATTATTTGTTCAACAATCtttcagatttaaaaaaaggaatttAAGACCTTAAGAATTCAGCTGTTAATTACTTGGCATGTTAATTGAAAGGCCCCAAATGTGCATATCTTGCTTATTTATTGATTCCATTTGAACCTTCATGTCATGCTATTATCCACTGGTCCATGCCGTGTCAGGAGGTTCCTCAGTATATCCTTGGGAGaacaagacaacaacaaaactaattaaatacaaatattactTTTATACTACTCTGAAAAGTGCCAGAATTCTGTCGTTCTGTGAGTTAATGCATTGATTTAACGGGTAAATTCATCCGGTCTCCATCCAGTCACCAAATACATCAGCCAATCGGAGGACAACCTGCTGTCTCCCCAGCATGGCCCTGAGGACTATCGGAGCTCCTGGAATGGCGAGACGCCTGACGGGGCCCCACCTTACCTGCACGACTCCTTCTCTGACACCCCCATGAACGTGTGCCTGAAGAACAACTACTTCTCCGAGCCCGCCATAGTCAGCGCCAAGCCCCCCGCAGTCTGCAGCCTCCCTAAGGCTATTTGCTGCGCCACTAGTGCCGAGAGCCTGGACAGCGCCTGTTCTATCGCAGAGGAGGGCTCCTCGACCGGGCCCACCCTGCTGAAGATCAATAGGGCCTTCAGGGAGTCTGGCAATGCCCTGCATGCTGTAGTAAAGGACCACAGCGCCTCTTGTGGACGGGAGGAGTTAGGACAACAGGAGAGGAGCCACCATAGTGAGGCCCAGGCCTCTGTGCCAAAGGGCAGTGAAGAGACACTGAAGAGCGAAGGCTGCTTGGGTGTCCTCACCCCTGCCTATAAGTGCGTAGTGGACGAGCAAAATATCACATTCGGACAGATCGAAATCGTCCCCCTGTCCCCTCTTCACATTGACAGTGCCTTGTTCGAATTCGGGGGATGGGACAGCAGAGAACAGTCCAGGGGGACCTTGGACATGTCCACCTGTGCCGTCTATGGCAGCCGCGACACCCTGGATGAGCTGGACGAGGCGCCGGAAGCGGTCAACTGCAGCCAGCTGATTGACGCGTTGGACATTCAGAGTCCCGTGGTGTTCCGACTGAACTCTGTAGGCTGCCAGTCCACACCACACAAAGCCCAGCAGGAGTTGTTTAAAGAACCTTCACTGGTGCAGTGGGAGAGCTGTGGAGGTTCTAAGCCAGGACGAGACACGGTTGAACCAAAAAGTGAGGCTGCGCTCGCCAAGCCAAACAAGGAAGGCGTGGTCGTGAAGGTGGCGGACCAGATCCAACGGTTTAACTTGCTCACTCTCAAATCGCCCCAGGGTAAGAGGGTCCGATCGCCCCTCAAGTTCCAGAGGACGCCTGTACGCCAGTCCGTTAGGAGGATTAACTCCCTCTTAGAGAACTCCAGAAAACCTGGAGCCCAATCGGGATCCCTCGCGAAGCCTCGCCCCATGCTGAAGACCACCAGCCTGGACGCTGGTCTTTCCACCGTCACCCAGCTAAAGCCTTTCCTTGCAGATCCCTCTCAAGAAGATGCGGTGATCACCAAGGTGCCATCCTTCTCCAAAACCCGACCCCCAGTCCCTCCAAAGAGGGTTTCCATCCGTAACCCCTCTAGGATCCCTGCCCTGGGAGACGTGACCAATAAGGTGCCACAGAGGGCAAACGGTGACACCCCGGTAGCCAATAGGAGTGAAACATCTGAGCCCCCTCACAAGTCCCTACAGCAGTTGGTGGAGAAAGAAGTGGGGCACTACAGGGGCTCCCCTAGGTACCCCCTTAATGGGGGCAGGCTCCTGTCCGCTACCAAACCCATAGACCTTTGAGACGTTCCCACTGCTGTTGAGTCTGGTGCCATGAGACGGCCATGAGACTGTCGGTGACTTGACTTCTCAACTGTTCCTTATGTTACTCttacttattgtttgtttcaggGGTCTTAATTTATTTTTATCGTTATTTTTGTAGAGCAGCATGGTTAGTTGGGTGAATGTGGTTGAAGTTTGTGTTTATGCTATGGTATAAGTCTTAAGGCTGTTGAAGGTAGACTTGAGTAGAGCTTGTATGTTAAGGAATATAGAGAGTTAGTGTGCTGAGAAGAGTAGTGTGGATGAGTGTAGGTGTTGTGGTTTGAGAGAAAGCGGATGTGTTTTCCACAGAGGATTTGAGTGTGCAACTTTTTACTTgtatttgcttttatttatgtactgtatgtctggtGAATTCTTTGAGTCTTCTAAGAAGATGTAACTGCAACGGTGAAATTATGAACAAATGTTGTCAAACAGTATTAGCTCCTGAAGTCTGCTTTAAATTTGCTGTCCCATATTTCAATACCAAAACAGAAATTGCAATCTGAAAGTGGGGGGAACAAAAGTTTTCAGAaaattgatttttattttttattaccATATAAATGATATCCCAAAATCCAACTTTGTCCATTTGTGTTGGCCTCTTGTTACTGGTTTTGGCCACCAGGTGGTGCCCTCCGCATTTCCCATAGACACGCTTAGCTTTATTGCTCAGATGACCCTGTTGCATTGACAACTGAACTGAACATTTCTTTTTGACCCATTACATAATTTCAGTTCTAGGTTACTCTTAAAGATGTCTCTTCTAAAAGCAAACCTTCGTGTTATGGTCATGAGCGCCTTGCCTCACTTATTGTGGAATTAATCAACGATATGTCATACATCACTTGTCCTAAGGAATCCGCTCCTGGGAGTTCAACAAACATTAACAtcttattttaaaatatatattttatgttgACGATGACATTTCTTTAAAACTCACCTAGAAATATAGCGTACAATGCAAATCTGACAGTGGAAGTTTCAGTCGACACTGAACCGCAGTGTTGTTGGGTAATTACAGCACATTTTAGAAGGCTCGTGCAGTTATAATGTATAACTCTTCCCGCGGCTTTGTACCTTGCATTGCATGCTGCTGCCAGTTCCAGTTGTTTCCTTAGATTGGTGGCTATCCTTTTTTGGACAACACTTACCTGTCAATCATGTACACCTCAAGAACCGGAATGTAATTTCAGGTATGTGATGACAGGTACTttaacacacttgtgtgtgtcgGAGAGTGCGACACGGATGTTATGTGCAACTAAGCTTTGTCACAACTTCAGGTTTTATTTAAAAATTCATACTTTTAAGTGGAGAACGGAAACAGATGTGCAAGTCAGGTCCAACTGGATCATCTCCTTTTCTTCCTAACGCCCAAAATACATGCAAGCGAATACGTGCTGCATCACGTGCCAACCGGTGCCATTTTTACGCGTCATTATTCTTATACCCTTGCTGTTTCAGAATATGATCACAGGAACTACAGCTTTGACAATCACGCATCTAGTTGTGATGTATTTGCTCAAGTCAGCCTTGACAACCAAACTGTCCACAAAAACCACAGTTCATACTGTGAGTACAGTCTAAGGAATATGCAGGATGCTAGTCAAGATCCTGTGGAACTTTACGGTCACGGCAATGACCTGTTTGAAGTTGCCGCCCACCTCCCATAGCCTTATTACGGTGGTTTACCGCCTAAGCAGCAGGGATGACCTAATACGTACGCCTCGCGTCATGCTCATCAGCAACAGATCCCTCTCCTTCGCTGTCGGCGCTACGAGAATTCACCCTCTATACACAGATAACAGGCTTAATTGCGATACGATTATATACGAGGAGAATATCCAGTTTGCACTAGGCGCAGATCCTGCGCGGTCGATCCCCGATTTCTGCGGGTCAGGGAGTATACCTGGGGAAAGGTCCAAGACCCGGAGCTGATTGGCAGCATCTGTGCCTGGTTC
Above is a window of Clupea harengus chromosome 14, Ch_v2.0.2, whole genome shotgun sequence DNA encoding:
- the arhgap11a gene encoding rho GTPase-activating protein 11A isoform X2, which produces MKVLERNVMRLAVVQHLRATYNIKTKNWNKNKQNSKLSASQSVKVFGVPLEGLPHCPLLDYGSVPSFLVDACTYLMVHANTEGLFRKSGSIVRLKALRAKLDQGEDCLSSALPVDVAALLKQFFREMPEPVLSTELHASFLKAQELPTEEERTSATMLLSCVLPDRNLNTMRYFFSFLQSVSQRSAENKMDSSNLSVIFAPNLLHCAEGAEKMNAATEKKLKLQAAVVHCFIQNARDFGVVPQFLQEKVPAMLGCGAGLFSPPLDHVEENSANSGLRRSGRRSLGVFSSATPVIMTPRTKRKLPMDSDQNRESSNKKRRSIKKNLGIELLPHVLFGAGSTPGSVHSACSPSVVSTGKTTRLAVSSARRKSKRLSYRTHQINRHESGKSGCFSPRVPKKDAARKSLRLRFSLGKGIKETTFGSQSLGVAKGSETIGWRLATQDSTTSFHVTKEPDSSPAVILRNKHACKVTKYISQSEDNLLSPQHGPEDYRSSWNGETPDGAPPYLHDSFSDTPMNVCLKNNYFSEPAIVSAKPPAVCSLPKAICCATSAESLDSACSIAEEGSSTGPTLLKINRAFRESGNALHAVVKDHSASCGREELGQQERSHHSEAQASVPKGSEETLKSEGCLGVLTPAYKCVVDEQNITFGQIEIVPLSPLHIDSALFEFGGWDSREQSRGTLDMSTCAVYGSRDTLDELDEAPEAVNCSQLIDALDIQSPVVFRLNSVGCQSTPHKAQQELFKEPSLVQWESCGGSKPGRDTVEPKSEAALAKPNKEGVVVKVADQIQRFNLLTLKSPQGKRVRSPLKFQRTPVRQSVRRINSLLENSRKPGAQSGSLAKPRPMLKTTSLDAGLSTVTQLKPFLADPSQEDAVITKVPSFSKTRPPVPPKRVSIRNPSRIPALGDVTNKVPQRANGDTPVANRSETSEPPHKSLQQLVEKEVGHYRGSPRYPLNGGRLLSATKPIDL
- the arhgap11a gene encoding rho GTPase-activating protein 11A isoform X3, which translates into the protein MKVLERNVMRLAVVQHLRATYNIKTKNWNKNKQNSKLSASQSVKVFGVPLEGLPHCPLLDYGSVPSFLVDACTYLMVHANTEGLFRKSGSIVRLKALRAKLDQGEDCLSSALPVDVAALLKQFFREMPEPVLSTELHASFLKAQELPTEEERTSATMLLSCVLPDRNLNTMRYFFSFLQSVSQRSAENKMDSSNLSVIFAPNLLHCAEGAEKMNAATEKKLKLQAAVVHCFIQNARDFGVVPQFLQEKVPAMLGCGAGLFSPPLDHVEENSANSGLRRSGRRSLGDLVNGALNKFLVNRTPTSTPKSEERVFSSATPVIMTPRTKRKLPMDSDQNRESSNKKRRSIKKNLGIELLPHVLFGAGSTPGSVHSACSPSVVSTGKTTRLAVSSARRKSKRLSYRTHQINRHESGKSGCFSPRVPKKDAARKSLRLRFSLGKGIKETTFGSQSLGVAKGSETIGWRLATQDSTTSFHVTKEPDSSPAVILRNKHACKVTKYISQSEDNLLSPQHGPEDYRSSWNGETPDGAPPYLHDSFSDTPMNVCLKNNYFSEPAIVSAKPPAVCSLPKAICCATSAESLDSACSIAEEGSSTGPTLLKINRAFRESGNALHAVVKDHSASCGREELGQQERSHHSEAQASVPKGSEETLKSEGCLGVLTPAYKCVVDEQNITFGQIEIVPLSPLHIDSALFEFGGWDSREQSRGTLDMSTCAVYGSRDTLDELDEAPEAVNCSQLIDALDIQSPVVFRLNSVGCQSTPHKAQQELFKEPSLVQWESCGGSKPGRDTVEPKSEAALAKPNKEGVVVKVADQIQRFNLLTLKSPQGKRVRSPLKFQRTPVRQSVRRINSLLENSRKPGAQSGSLAKPRPMLKTTSLDAGLSTVTQLKPFLADPSQEDAVITKVPSFSKTRPPVPPKRVSIRNPSRIPALGDVTNKVPQRANGDTPVANRSETSEPPHKSLQQLVEKEVGHYRGSPRYPLNGGRLLSATKPIDL
- the arhgap11a gene encoding rho GTPase-activating protein 11A isoform X1 codes for the protein MKVLERNVMRLAVVQHLRATYNIKTKNWNKNKQNSKLSASQSVKVFGVPLEGLPHCPLLDYGSVPSFLVDACTYLMVHANTEGLFRKSGSIVRLKALRAKLDQGEDCLSSALPVDVAALLKQFFREMPEPVLSTELHASFLKAQELPTEEERTSATMLLSCVLPDRNLNTMRYFFSFLQSVSQRSAENKMDSSNLSVIFAPNLLHCAEGAEKMNAATEKKLKLQAAVVHCFIQNARDFGVVPQFLQEKVPAMLGCGAGLFSPPLDHVEENSANSGLRRSGRRSLGVFSSATPVIMTPRTKRKLPMDSDQNRESSNKKRRSIKKNLGIELLPHVLFGAGSTPGSVHSACSPSVVSTGKTTRLAVSSARRKSKRLSYRTHQINRHESGKSGCFSPRVPKKDAARKSLRLRFSLGKGIKETVPLFQQTFGSQSLGVAKGSETIGWRLATQDSTTSFHVTKEPDSSPAVILRNKHACKVTKYISQSEDNLLSPQHGPEDYRSSWNGETPDGAPPYLHDSFSDTPMNVCLKNNYFSEPAIVSAKPPAVCSLPKAICCATSAESLDSACSIAEEGSSTGPTLLKINRAFRESGNALHAVVKDHSASCGREELGQQERSHHSEAQASVPKGSEETLKSEGCLGVLTPAYKCVVDEQNITFGQIEIVPLSPLHIDSALFEFGGWDSREQSRGTLDMSTCAVYGSRDTLDELDEAPEAVNCSQLIDALDIQSPVVFRLNSVGCQSTPHKAQQELFKEPSLVQWESCGGSKPGRDTVEPKSEAALAKPNKEGVVVKVADQIQRFNLLTLKSPQGKRVRSPLKFQRTPVRQSVRRINSLLENSRKPGAQSGSLAKPRPMLKTTSLDAGLSTVTQLKPFLADPSQEDAVITKVPSFSKTRPPVPPKRVSIRNPSRIPALGDVTNKVPQRANGDTPVANRSETSEPPHKSLQQLVEKEVGHYRGSPRYPLNGGRLLSATKPIDL